One window from the genome of Natrialba magadii ATCC 43099 encodes:
- a CDS encoding aldo/keto reductase, whose protein sequence is MEYTTLGNTGTTVSKLCFGTWRFGKKHGDTVETDREEAHELLDAAWENGINFIDTANVYGDPDGTSEEWIGEWLTDHDREDFVIASKVYFSFDGWGESGPNDSGLGRKHIRAQIEGTLERLGTDYLDLYYIHRWDEDTPIRETMSVLTELVREGKVHYLGASTMAAWQLTKALWTSDVEGLERFDVTQPMVNAAHYDAVGDYLDVCADQELAVCPYSPLAGGFLTGKYERTEDGGVEAPDGSRGNLDDLFEDRYATDRAWDVLDAVESVASEVEATPAQVSLRWLIEQERFTCVPIVGARSPDQLEENAGAVELELTDEQFERIDEARGGIQ, encoded by the coding sequence ATGGAGTACACGACGCTCGGAAACACCGGAACGACCGTCTCGAAGCTCTGTTTTGGCACCTGGCGCTTCGGCAAGAAGCACGGCGACACCGTCGAAACTGACCGCGAGGAGGCCCACGAACTGCTCGATGCAGCCTGGGAGAACGGCATCAACTTCATCGACACGGCGAACGTCTACGGCGACCCCGACGGCACCAGCGAGGAGTGGATCGGTGAGTGGCTCACAGACCACGACCGCGAGGACTTCGTCATCGCCTCGAAGGTCTACTTCTCGTTCGACGGCTGGGGCGAATCCGGCCCGAACGACTCCGGACTCGGGCGCAAGCACATCCGCGCCCAGATCGAGGGCACCCTGGAGCGACTCGGGACCGACTACCTCGACCTCTACTACATCCACCGCTGGGACGAGGACACCCCGATTCGGGAGACCATGTCCGTCCTCACCGAACTCGTCCGCGAGGGGAAAGTCCACTATCTCGGTGCCTCGACGATGGCCGCCTGGCAACTGACCAAGGCGCTCTGGACCAGCGACGTGGAGGGACTCGAGCGTTTCGACGTCACCCAGCCGATGGTCAACGCCGCCCATTACGACGCTGTCGGCGACTACCTCGACGTCTGTGCCGACCAGGAGCTGGCAGTCTGTCCGTACTCGCCGCTTGCCGGCGGCTTCCTCACCGGCAAGTACGAGCGTACCGAGGACGGCGGCGTCGAGGCTCCCGACGGCTCGCGGGGGAATCTCGACGACCTGTTCGAAGATCGCTACGCGACCGACCGCGCGTGGGACGTCCTCGATGCCGTCGAATCCGTCGCGAGCGAGGTCGAGGCCACGCCGGCACAGGTCTCGCTGCGCTGGCTCATCGAGCAGGAGCGGTTCACGTGCGTCCCTATCGTGGGCGCGCGCTCGCCGGACCAACTCGAGGAGAACGCCGGCGCGGTGGAACTCGAGTTGACCGACGAGCAGTTCGAGCGGATCGACGAGGCTCGTGGTGGGATTCAGTAG
- a CDS encoding heme o synthase, producing MATESESFPRPIRTRRRFSGLLAATALGVYLLLIVGATTSLTDAAAACSTWPTCHAPADPLNQTQLVVAWGHRLAAVLVGLLVAATTIATLFGDVTRRVRVAIFAGALLYAVQIGVGAATAVLGPAAVVPGLHLGLGLAIFTTIVLALAWDLELATGSETDDGLEFGAPTEVPTDEPSSPEPEPTPAADDTTTGRSLPESRLARARLTAFAYFKMMKPRLMWLLCLVAAAGMALAAGPALTLDVILATLGGGVLAIGASGTFNHVLERDVDKRMSRTSDRPLATELIPVRNAMLFGLFLTTASLSVFLTINMLAAALGLAAILFYSVVYTLLLKPNTVQNTVIGGLAGALPALIGWAAVTNEIGMPALALAGVIFLWTPAHFYNLALAYKDDYARGGFPMMPVVRGETETRKHIIYYLAATLASTVALAWITDLGALYAGTVVIFGGVFLWAAIVLHFEQTEAAAFRAFHASNAFLGAVLVAILVDALVVTTPLF from the coding sequence GTGGCAACCGAATCTGAGTCATTTCCCCGTCCGATCCGGACACGCCGCCGCTTTTCAGGACTGCTCGCAGCGACTGCGCTCGGCGTTTACCTCCTGTTGATCGTCGGCGCGACGACCTCGCTGACGGACGCTGCCGCGGCCTGTTCGACGTGGCCGACCTGTCACGCGCCGGCCGATCCGCTGAATCAGACCCAGCTCGTCGTCGCCTGGGGTCACCGGCTGGCGGCCGTTCTCGTCGGCCTCCTCGTCGCTGCGACGACTATCGCAACCCTGTTCGGCGACGTTACGCGTCGCGTTCGGGTCGCTATCTTCGCTGGTGCGTTGCTGTACGCCGTCCAGATCGGTGTCGGCGCTGCAACGGCGGTTCTCGGCCCCGCTGCGGTCGTTCCAGGGCTCCACCTTGGGCTCGGCCTCGCAATCTTCACGACAATCGTTCTCGCGCTCGCCTGGGACCTCGAACTCGCGACCGGTTCCGAGACCGACGATGGACTCGAGTTCGGTGCGCCGACGGAAGTGCCAACGGATGAGCCATCGAGTCCGGAACCGGAACCAACACCAGCCGCCGATGACACGACGACTGGACGCTCTCTGCCCGAGAGCCGTCTCGCTCGCGCTCGACTCACCGCCTTTGCGTACTTCAAGATGATGAAGCCGCGGCTGATGTGGTTGCTATGTCTCGTCGCGGCGGCAGGGATGGCGCTCGCGGCCGGCCCCGCGCTTACGCTCGACGTCATCCTCGCCACGCTCGGCGGCGGTGTGCTCGCAATCGGCGCGTCGGGAACGTTCAATCACGTCCTCGAGCGCGACGTGGACAAGCGAATGTCCCGAACCTCGGACCGACCGCTCGCCACGGAGTTGATTCCGGTCCGCAACGCGATGCTGTTCGGGCTCTTCCTGACGACAGCGTCGCTGTCGGTCTTCCTGACGATTAACATGCTCGCGGCCGCCCTCGGACTCGCCGCAATCTTGTTCTACAGCGTTGTCTACACGCTGTTGCTCAAACCGAACACGGTCCAGAACACGGTCATTGGCGGGCTCGCTGGCGCGCTGCCGGCACTGATCGGCTGGGCCGCCGTGACGAACGAAATCGGCATGCCCGCACTCGCCCTCGCAGGCGTCATCTTCCTCTGGACGCCGGCGCACTTCTACAACCTCGCGCTCGCGTACAAGGACGACTACGCCCGCGGTGGCTTCCCGATGATGCCCGTCGTCCGCGGCGAGACAGAGACGCGAAAACACATCATCTACTATCTCGCCGCGACGCTCGCTAGCACGGTCGCACTCGCCTGGATCACCGACCTCGGCGCGCTCTACGCCGGCACGGTCGTCATCTTCGGTGGCGTCTTCCTCTGGGCCGCCATCGTCCTCCACTTCGAACAGACCGAGGCCGCGGCGTTCCGCGCGTTCCACGCCTCCAACGCTTTCCTCGGTGCTGTGCTCGTCGCGATTCTCGTTGACGCGCTCGTGGTGACGACACCGCTGTTCTAA
- a CDS encoding DUF7111 family protein, protein MTEDADTDTASASTNTTTATANGIRATYDETETERRLEFVAGVDDDDAVVTATPRAAGTAAIAQNIEGYAMLKVRPTADGDELERYYGFDMALDHVAELLGVSQHDLPIPEAADDMGM, encoded by the coding sequence ATGACCGAGGACGCTGACACGGACACCGCTTCCGCCAGCACGAATACGACAACCGCCACCGCCAACGGCATCCGTGCCACCTACGACGAAACCGAAACCGAGCGCCGACTCGAGTTCGTCGCCGGCGTCGATGACGACGATGCGGTCGTGACTGCAACGCCGCGTGCGGCTGGAACCGCGGCCATCGCTCAGAATATCGAGGGCTACGCCATGCTCAAGGTGCGACCGACCGCAGATGGCGACGAACTCGAGCGCTACTACGGCTTCGATATGGCGCTCGATCACGTGGCGGAATTGCTCGGCGTCTCACAGCACGACCTGCCGATTCCTGAGGCGGCCGACGATATGGGCATGTAA
- a CDS encoding DUF3267 domain-containing protein — protein sequence MALQWLVVSVVGFFALGYCLAHLHALFRGERLEQVIVPALPPGTFLFWLGLAALVLGFVVVLHEGCHGLFMARYGSDPSYGIGFSYALFPYAYAAVGDECFTRNQLFAILVAPFVVITVGGLAIMAAAPEHVLSLLLILALAANGAGSVGDLWMAAVLLQYPSRVRVDALPDNDVQGFAIYDPESGPTQGSETRHLPGMTHLSRIATGAVATLALLGTTAIALVLVSLAAGSGTVEIVTDRLLLFRHEVDSSGVARFELGEALFAGVSLAGGLCWAGLGAVRDHVVR from the coding sequence ATGGCGCTCCAGTGGCTCGTCGTCTCAGTCGTCGGCTTCTTCGCGCTCGGCTACTGTCTCGCTCACCTGCATGCGCTCTTCCGGGGCGAACGGCTCGAACAGGTCATCGTTCCCGCTCTTCCACCAGGGACGTTTCTGTTCTGGCTCGGGCTCGCAGCACTCGTCCTCGGATTCGTCGTTGTCCTCCACGAGGGCTGTCACGGCCTCTTTATGGCCCGTTACGGCAGCGACCCGTCCTACGGGATCGGCTTCTCCTACGCGCTCTTTCCGTACGCCTACGCAGCCGTCGGCGACGAGTGCTTCACGCGGAATCAACTGTTCGCCATCCTCGTCGCGCCGTTCGTCGTGATTACGGTGGGCGGTCTCGCGATCATGGCCGCCGCGCCGGAACACGTGCTCTCCCTGCTACTCATCCTCGCACTCGCAGCGAACGGTGCTGGTTCGGTTGGCGACCTCTGGATGGCCGCCGTCTTGCTCCAGTACCCGAGTCGCGTCCGGGTCGACGCCCTGCCGGACAACGACGTGCAGGGGTTCGCGATTTACGATCCTGAATCAGGGCCGACTCAGGGCTCCGAAACGCGACACCTCCCCGGAATGACACACCTTTCGCGCATCGCTACAGGAGCAGTCGCGACGCTCGCACTCCTCGGGACGACTGCCATCGCCCTCGTCCTCGTCTCGCTCGCTGCCGGTTCCGGTACCGTCGAAATAGTCACCGACCGCCTGCTTCTCTTCCGACACGAAGTCGACTCGAGTGGCGTCGCGCGATTCGAACTCGGCGAGGCGCTATTCGCGGGTGTCAGTCTCGCTGGCGGGCTCTGCTGGGCCGGCCTCGGCGCGGTTCGTGACCACGTCGTGCGGTGA
- a CDS encoding PadR family transcriptional regulator translates to MSKWLQSGRRRDICVLLAAAAPSSEPDDNEVDDTDGTDTRGELRGQQLKSQLESHYDDRIEPKSFYGTLSALVDAGFVEKRTEGLHDVYALTEAGERRLYDHYEWMGACLDADD, encoded by the coding sequence ATGAGCAAGTGGCTCCAGAGCGGACGTCGGCGTGATATCTGTGTCCTTCTCGCAGCAGCGGCTCCCAGTAGCGAACCGGACGATAACGAGGTCGACGACACTGACGGGACAGACACCCGAGGCGAACTGCGCGGCCAACAGCTCAAGTCCCAACTCGAGTCCCACTACGACGACCGAATCGAACCGAAGTCGTTCTACGGCACGCTGTCGGCACTCGTGGACGCGGGATTCGTCGAGAAGCGAACTGAAGGCCTACACGACGTGTACGCGCTCACGGAGGCGGGCGAGCGGCGGTTGTACGACCATTACGAGTGGATGGGGGCGTGTCTCGACGCCGACGACTGA
- a CDS encoding acyl-CoA dehydrogenase produces MDFALSAEQQQIREMVSEFVDEEIVPVADEIDHEDEFPQDLVDEMADLGLMGMPFPEEYGGAGLDYHSYAIGLEEISRGSGGLGTVVAAHTSLAGNMLYEFGDDAQLEEYLTPLAAGEDIGAFALSEAGAGSDVPAMETTAEKDGDEYVLNGGKLWISNGSVSDTVTVFAKTDADAGNKGISSFVVRPEEDDGFIVENTEEKLGDKGCPTAELRFDDLRIPENRLLGAEGDGFVQALKTLNGGRITIAARSIGIARAAFDEARDYAGEREQFGQPIGEFQSIKHKLADMDTKIQAARMLMHKAADKKIRGENYIKDAAQAKLYASEISREVANEGIQIHGGYGYTKDFPAERFYRDAKLNEIYEGTSEVLRNTIGDQVLDN; encoded by the coding sequence ATGGACTTTGCGCTCTCGGCCGAGCAGCAACAGATTCGGGAGATGGTTTCGGAGTTCGTCGACGAGGAGATCGTTCCCGTCGCGGACGAGATCGACCACGAGGACGAGTTTCCGCAGGATCTCGTCGACGAGATGGCCGACCTCGGGCTGATGGGGATGCCGTTCCCCGAGGAGTACGGCGGAGCCGGTCTGGACTACCACTCCTACGCGATCGGACTCGAAGAGATCTCGCGTGGTTCCGGTGGTCTCGGGACCGTCGTCGCGGCTCACACCTCGCTCGCGGGGAACATGCTCTACGAGTTCGGCGACGACGCCCAGCTGGAGGAGTACCTGACGCCGCTCGCAGCCGGAGAGGACATCGGCGCGTTCGCGCTCTCGGAGGCGGGCGCGGGTAGCGATGTCCCAGCGATGGAGACTACTGCAGAGAAAGACGGCGACGAGTACGTACTCAACGGCGGCAAGCTCTGGATCTCGAACGGTTCCGTCTCGGACACCGTCACGGTCTTCGCGAAGACAGACGCCGACGCCGGCAACAAGGGAATCTCCTCGTTCGTCGTCCGCCCTGAGGAGGACGACGGCTTCATCGTCGAGAATACCGAGGAGAAACTCGGCGACAAGGGCTGTCCGACGGCCGAACTCCGATTCGACGACCTTCGGATTCCCGAGAACCGCCTCCTCGGTGCCGAGGGCGACGGCTTCGTGCAGGCGCTGAAGACCCTGAACGGCGGCCGGATCACCATCGCCGCACGCAGTATCGGTATCGCTCGCGCGGCCTTCGACGAGGCCCGCGACTACGCCGGCGAGCGCGAGCAGTTCGGCCAGCCGATCGGCGAGTTCCAGTCGATCAAACACAAACTCGCGGATATGGACACGAAGATCCAGGCGGCCCGGATGCTGATGCACAAGGCCGCAGACAAGAAGATCCGCGGCGAGAACTACATCAAGGACGCCGCGCAGGCGAAGCTCTACGCCAGCGAAATCTCCCGCGAGGTCGCAAACGAGGGGATCCAGATCCACGGCGGCTACGGCTACACCAAGGACTTCCCCGCAGAGCGGTTCTACCGCGACGCCAAGCTAAACGAGATCTACGAGGGCACGAGCGAAGTGCTGCGGAACACGATTGGCGACCAGGTACTCGATAACTGA
- a CDS encoding SDR family oxidoreductase, whose product MSDTDNPTTTETVLVAGSHGQVGQHVTKQLAEREREGYHVRAMVRKDSQVDEMESMGAAVEAVVADLTDSVEHAVDGCNAIIFAAGSGGEDVYGVDRDGAIRLVDAAADEGIGRFVMLSSMGTDDPKSGPEPLQDYLIAKAEADEYLRKSDLSHTIVRPGELTTAPGTGEIRVGTDFELGNGDIPREDVASVLVRVLEYDRLTGETFELLSGDDSIDGALGSLAEAGPDAV is encoded by the coding sequence ATGTCAGATACCGACAACCCGACTACGACTGAAACAGTCCTTGTCGCCGGCTCACACGGACAGGTTGGCCAACACGTAACGAAGCAACTCGCTGAACGCGAACGCGAGGGATACCACGTTCGCGCGATGGTCCGTAAAGACAGCCAGGTCGACGAGATGGAATCGATGGGAGCAGCCGTCGAGGCCGTCGTTGCCGACCTGACCGACTCCGTCGAACACGCCGTCGACGGCTGTAACGCGATTATCTTCGCCGCGGGTTCCGGCGGCGAGGACGTCTACGGCGTCGACCGCGACGGTGCGATCCGACTTGTCGACGCCGCAGCAGACGAGGGAATCGGTCGCTTTGTCATGCTCAGTTCGATGGGGACAGACGATCCCAAATCCGGTCCAGAGCCCCTTCAGGACTACCTGATTGCAAAAGCCGAGGCCGACGAGTACCTCCGGAAGAGCGACCTCTCACACACCATCGTCCGCCCCGGCGAACTGACGACCGCGCCCGGAACCGGCGAAATCCGGGTCGGCACCGACTTCGAACTCGGCAACGGCGACATTCCTCGCGAAGACGTAGCAAGCGTGCTCGTGAGGGTACTCGAGTACGACCGTCTGACCGGCGAGACGTTCGAGTTGCTCTCGGGTGACGATTCGATCGATGGGGCGCTGGGATCGCTGGCCGAGGCAGGGCCGGACGCCGTCTGA
- a CDS encoding phytoene/squalene synthase family protein: protein MTTGQHEFTTDADLEWCYDAVHGVSRTFSITIDRLEEPMSKHICLGYLLCRIADTIEDAGHIPPAEQTELLTEYDRLLDPESEQSVEAFMTDVEPWIPEPAERSNDWDVVAETPRVLRTFESLDEEPREIMREPVRELVDGMAMFTDRYADEGGLRLQTLEELEEYCWYAAGTVGTLITGLVARGASKERAAEMRDNARSFALLLQLVNIAKDVESDYHEENNVYLPAEWLAEENVDLDAVTDEENHNGVTNVVERVTGRAETYLDDAQRYLEVVPEQHGNRLSAWAIPYLLAVGTMRELRERPEDVVEEGDVKVPRAEVYALLQQFEEDMSRSRLDELRATMAEQPLHQ, encoded by the coding sequence ATGACCACGGGCCAGCACGAATTCACAACCGACGCCGACCTGGAGTGGTGTTACGACGCAGTACATGGCGTTTCGCGGACTTTCTCGATAACGATCGACCGGCTCGAAGAGCCGATGTCGAAACACATCTGCCTGGGATACCTCCTCTGTCGAATTGCAGACACGATCGAGGACGCGGGCCACATTCCACCTGCCGAACAGACCGAGTTACTCACCGAATACGATCGGCTCCTCGACCCCGAATCGGAGCAGTCCGTCGAGGCATTTATGACGGACGTCGAGCCCTGGATTCCCGAGCCAGCGGAGCGATCGAACGACTGGGACGTCGTGGCCGAAACGCCACGCGTCCTGCGAACGTTCGAATCACTCGACGAGGAACCGCGCGAGATTATGCGCGAACCCGTCCGCGAACTCGTCGACGGGATGGCAATGTTCACTGACCGGTACGCCGACGAAGGCGGCCTTCGACTCCAGACACTCGAGGAACTCGAGGAGTACTGCTGGTACGCCGCCGGCACGGTCGGAACGCTGATCACTGGTCTCGTCGCCCGCGGCGCGTCGAAAGAGCGCGCCGCAGAGATGCGCGATAACGCCCGGTCGTTCGCGTTGCTCTTGCAACTCGTCAACATCGCCAAGGACGTCGAGTCAGACTACCACGAGGAGAACAACGTCTACCTGCCCGCAGAGTGGCTCGCGGAGGAGAACGTCGACCTCGACGCCGTCACCGACGAGGAGAACCACAACGGTGTGACGAACGTGGTCGAACGCGTTACCGGGCGCGCAGAAACGTACCTCGACGACGCCCAGCGCTACCTCGAGGTCGTGCCGGAGCAACACGGCAACCGCCTCTCGGCGTGGGCGATTCCGTACCTTCTCGCCGTTGGGACGATGCGCGAACTCCGCGAGCGACCCGAGGACGTCGTCGAGGAGGGCGACGTGAAGGTCCCGCGCGCGGAGGTCTATGCACTGCTCCAGCAGTTCGAAGAGGACATGTCCCGCTCTCGCCTCGACGAACTGCGGGCCACGATGGCAGAACAGCCGCTTCACCAGTAG
- a CDS encoding disulfide oxidoreductase — protein sequence MRSPPRVATAVVALSVLCLAVVALAAGAPPPSPICGVCGSDTLDGATEPGTLDIYVDESGDSQWVAQVPVNETAAAHYQTDEHALATTVDDSQNRYRAVDDEAQNVTATIDDQTVRVEYTVPNVARQGVVGDGWVLEYFYAGDSPVRYELVAERVSIHLPDDYTVTNSPAAGSIENGTLTWVSGGSGEDEEAAGDDFPSRTYVTYAQSGLTNTAASWTAAAVAFGPVVLEHTVLAGVVPVVIVGFAAVATSTVGAGRSRELAGRSRWVGTVGRTGCVALCRRLGVHHSRRTLTLLGVVAVGLLAGTGWLAGFLFEALLIGAFGLSVVLFLPFGHALARGERSAWLYGVACLLAPLGAVAALAPFPTSGTIYVLSLIVFLPTAGGTAVLGYALSLVGREIALEGDGKQRETQHRQTSADGRPRP from the coding sequence ATGCGTTCACCTCCCCGCGTCGCAACCGCCGTCGTCGCCCTCTCGGTCCTCTGTCTCGCAGTCGTCGCACTCGCTGCCGGTGCGCCACCACCGTCACCCATCTGTGGCGTCTGTGGCTCCGACACACTCGACGGCGCAACCGAGCCAGGAACGCTCGACATCTACGTCGACGAAAGCGGTGATTCCCAGTGGGTCGCACAGGTCCCGGTCAATGAAACGGCTGCTGCCCACTACCAGACTGACGAGCACGCGCTCGCGACCACCGTCGATGACAGTCAGAACCGGTACCGCGCCGTCGACGACGAGGCACAAAACGTCACCGCAACCATTGACGACCAGACCGTTCGCGTCGAGTACACCGTCCCCAACGTCGCGAGACAGGGTGTGGTTGGCGACGGATGGGTACTCGAGTACTTCTACGCTGGCGACAGCCCGGTGCGGTACGAACTCGTCGCCGAGCGAGTGTCGATTCATCTGCCGGACGACTATACGGTGACGAACAGTCCGGCAGCGGGGAGTATCGAGAACGGAACGCTGACATGGGTGAGCGGTGGATCCGGAGAGGATGAAGAGGCAGCGGGTGACGACTTCCCCAGTCGGACCTACGTCACCTACGCCCAGTCGGGACTCACGAACACAGCCGCCTCCTGGACCGCAGCAGCAGTCGCGTTCGGGCCGGTGGTACTCGAGCACACCGTGCTGGCTGGCGTCGTCCCGGTGGTGATTGTGGGGTTCGCGGCGGTTGCGACCAGTACTGTCGGTGCTGGTCGATCACGAGAACTGGCTGGCCGCAGCCGCTGGGTTGGAACCGTCGGACGAACTGGCTGTGTCGCGCTCTGTCGCCGCCTCGGTGTCCATCACTCCCGGCGAACGCTGACGCTGCTCGGAGTGGTCGCAGTGGGGCTGCTTGCCGGGACGGGTTGGCTGGCTGGATTCCTGTTCGAGGCGCTTCTGATCGGTGCGTTCGGTCTGTCGGTCGTGCTGTTCTTGCCGTTCGGACATGCACTCGCACGGGGAGAGCGGAGTGCCTGGCTGTACGGCGTGGCCTGTCTACTGGCACCGCTTGGTGCCGTCGCTGCGTTAGCGCCGTTTCCGACGTCTGGCACGATTTACGTCCTCAGCCTCATCGTCTTCCTTCCGACTGCAGGAGGGACGGCCGTGCTCGGGTATGCGCTGTCGCTGGTCGGTCGGGAGATTGCACTGGAGGGAGACGGAAAACAGAGAGAAACACAGCATAGACAGACCAGCGCCGACGGACGTCCTCGTCCCTGA
- a CDS encoding helix-hairpin-helix domain-containing protein, with product MSKEQFVTEPNEAGSANEWDGEPSGQTACDHEERPPAVRTAIEERAREREGERKSKSESESENKSENECKSKNDAGDDTSEMISLGIGLGIELPVIDEPDEVFAVKSTDRPSTDLRSNSRLDAAQRERLEDADLDPDAVANKEYSYQQLLETDIDEAFADDLRRRLSLPWSFQTDSDLDLDRRSDEVRGLGAAERAWIAASGTDDWQRFEPQSLTERAGDSSTDAESRSDANAAGGSGADGESGDSKRPYPRPTPITAVTGVGPEDAAVLAEAGVTSAERLATIRAVTVARLLDLDVLHVRSWRHNARELLS from the coding sequence GTGAGTAAGGAACAGTTCGTAACCGAACCGAACGAGGCGGGTTCGGCGAACGAGTGGGACGGGGAGCCGAGTGGGCAAACAGCGTGCGATCACGAGGAGCGCCCGCCAGCGGTGCGGACGGCAATCGAAGAGCGGGCCAGGGAACGAGAGGGTGAGCGGAAGAGTAAGAGTGAGAGTGAGAGTGAGAATAAGAGTGAGAACGAGTGCAAAAGCAAGAACGACGCCGGAGACGACACGTCGGAAATGATCAGCCTCGGCATCGGACTCGGCATCGAACTCCCCGTCATCGACGAACCAGACGAGGTGTTCGCGGTCAAGTCCACCGACCGCCCGTCGACCGACCTCCGTTCTAACTCCCGACTCGACGCAGCCCAGCGCGAGCGACTGGAAGACGCCGACCTGGATCCCGACGCCGTCGCCAACAAGGAGTACTCCTACCAGCAACTCCTCGAGACCGACATCGACGAGGCGTTCGCCGACGACCTTCGCAGACGGCTCTCCCTCCCGTGGTCGTTCCAGACCGACAGCGACCTGGATCTCGACCGTCGCTCCGACGAGGTCCGCGGCCTCGGCGCGGCCGAGCGCGCGTGGATCGCAGCCAGCGGAACGGACGACTGGCAGCGCTTCGAGCCACAGTCACTGACTGAGCGAGCGGGGGACTCGAGTACAGACGCAGAATCGCGGTCAGATGCGAACGCCGCTGGTGGGTCCGGTGCCGACGGAGAGAGCGGCGACAGCAAACGGCCGTATCCACGGCCAACCCCGATCACCGCCGTGACGGGTGTTGGACCGGAGGATGCGGCAGTGCTCGCGGAGGCAGGCGTTACCTCTGCAGAGCGTCTGGCGACGATTCGAGCGGTGACGGTCGCCCGGTTGCTGGATCTGGACGTGCTCCACGTTCGGTCGTGGCGTCATAATGCGCGCGAATTGCTTTCGTGA
- a CDS encoding class I fructose-bisphosphate aldolase, whose translation MIPIDDSPIVRDGKTLILAMDHGLEHGPVDFEDVPEKLDPSTVFETATHDAVTAMAVQKGIAEGYYPSYEDDVNLLLKVNGTSNLWMGEYDSAVNCSVDYAAEIGADAIGFTLYGGSNHEVEMAEEFRDVQEDAREHDLPVVMWSYPRGQGLKNDTKPEVISYATRLGLELGADIAKVKYPGSSDAMEHACKAAGDMKVVMSGGSKTSDYEFLSTVEAAVNAGATGLAVGRNVWQRENPTQILDALEKVIYDEETADAALEATE comes from the coding sequence ATGATTCCGATCGACGATTCCCCAATCGTTCGTGACGGTAAGACACTGATCCTCGCGATGGACCACGGGCTCGAACACGGCCCGGTCGACTTCGAAGACGTCCCGGAGAAACTCGATCCGTCGACGGTCTTCGAGACGGCGACCCACGACGCCGTCACCGCGATGGCTGTCCAGAAGGGAATCGCCGAGGGCTACTACCCAAGCTACGAGGACGACGTCAACCTGCTGTTGAAGGTCAACGGCACGTCGAACCTCTGGATGGGCGAGTACGACTCGGCGGTCAACTGCTCGGTCGACTACGCGGCCGAAATCGGTGCCGACGCCATCGGCTTCACCCTCTACGGCGGCTCGAACCACGAAGTCGAGATGGCCGAAGAGTTCCGCGACGTTCAGGAAGACGCCCGCGAGCACGACCTTCCGGTCGTCATGTGGTCGTACCCGCGCGGACAGGGACTCAAAAACGACACGAAACCCGAGGTCATCTCCTACGCGACCCGACTCGGTCTCGAGCTCGGTGCCGACATCGCGAAGGTCAAGTACCCCGGTAGTTCCGACGCGATGGAACACGCCTGCAAGGCCGCCGGCGACATGAAGGTCGTCATGAGCGGTGGGTCGAAGACCTCCGACTACGAGTTCCTCTCGACCGTCGAGGCAGCCGTCAACGCCGGCGCAACGGGACTTGCCGTTGGCCGCAACGTCTGGCAGCGCGAGAACCCAACCCAGATCCTCGACGCACTCGAGAAGGTTATCTACGATGAGGAAACGGCAGACGCCGCACTCGAGGCAACCGAATAG